One part of the Parabacteroides distasonis ATCC 8503 genome encodes these proteins:
- a CDS encoding fused gamma-glutamyl-gamma-aminobutyrate hydrolase/peptidase — protein sequence MKNILYTAICACSILCGAQAQTPGSEVPNLKKLYELTDSCDVNVRARFSPLIGISASISSGASRVGATYIQSIVKAGGTPIIIPAVTDGKVLRNIVSNLDGLVLIGGADVNPLWYEEEPREKLEEVDPVRDLYELKLIKMATDQNIPVLGICRGLQLLNVAFGGTLYQDIPSQRGDHSVKHRQDLPSSYGSHRVFVDANSQLASILGKDTLAVNSLHHQAIKELAPIFKATAYAPDSIIEAIDAYPNRSIMGVQWHPEALTYGGDTTMLRIFRHLIGKAETFHQAKEMHKHFLSVDTHTDTPFWFKRAGFSIADRERNRVNIPKMQEGKLDGVFLAAFIGQGKRDEVSLQEAVQKVTGLIEGIRKQAELNKDLCGIAVTNQDFIRLKNEGKKAFFIGIENGYGIGKDLANIAKFKAIGVNYITLCHSYDNDICDSSTHTKKEWDGLSPFGEEVVKEMNRQGIMVDMSHASEKSFWDVIKLSKAPIICSHSSSMAMCKHDRNLTDEQLKALAQNGGVAQVCLLDRYINEDYKNASLTDAIEHIDHMVKVAGIDHVGIGSDFDGGGGIIGCESDNDFIQITVKLIEKGYTEEDIAKIWGGNLMRVLDEVQATASVKTL from the coding sequence ATGAAAAATATCTTATACACAGCAATATGCGCCTGTAGTATCTTATGTGGAGCACAGGCACAGACACCCGGATCGGAAGTCCCCAACTTAAAAAAGCTATATGAGTTGACAGACTCTTGCGATGTAAACGTGCGGGCACGATTCTCCCCATTGATCGGGATTTCCGCCAGTATCTCAAGTGGTGCTTCCCGGGTAGGGGCCACCTATATCCAATCCATCGTAAAGGCAGGGGGAACTCCGATTATCATCCCGGCTGTTACTGACGGTAAAGTACTCAGGAATATCGTATCGAATTTAGACGGGTTAGTTCTTATAGGAGGAGCGGATGTAAACCCTCTATGGTATGAGGAGGAGCCTCGGGAAAAGCTGGAGGAAGTCGATCCGGTACGCGATTTGTATGAGTTGAAACTAATCAAGATGGCTACCGATCAAAATATTCCCGTCTTAGGCATATGCCGGGGATTGCAACTGTTGAATGTAGCGTTTGGCGGTACGCTTTACCAAGACATCCCCTCACAACGTGGCGATCATTCTGTCAAGCATAGGCAAGATTTACCCAGTTCGTATGGCTCACACCGTGTCTTTGTTGACGCGAACTCACAGCTAGCCTCTATTCTAGGGAAAGATACCTTAGCCGTAAACTCTCTTCATCATCAAGCGATCAAGGAGTTGGCGCCTATCTTCAAGGCTACCGCTTATGCGCCCGACAGTATTATCGAGGCTATCGACGCTTATCCGAATCGATCCATCATGGGAGTTCAATGGCATCCGGAAGCGTTGACTTACGGAGGCGACACTACGATGTTAAGGATATTCCGCCATCTGATAGGAAAGGCCGAGACTTTCCACCAAGCCAAAGAGATGCACAAGCATTTCCTTTCCGTAGATACACATACCGATACTCCTTTCTGGTTCAAACGTGCCGGATTCAGCATCGCGGACCGGGAACGTAACCGGGTAAACATCCCTAAGATGCAAGAAGGGAAACTAGACGGGGTGTTCCTTGCGGCCTTCATCGGACAAGGTAAACGTGATGAGGTCTCTTTACAAGAAGCCGTACAAAAAGTAACAGGCTTGATCGAAGGTATTCGCAAGCAAGCTGAATTGAATAAGGATTTATGTGGCATCGCCGTTACGAACCAAGACTTCATCCGCTTGAAGAATGAAGGGAAAAAAGCGTTCTTTATCGGTATAGAGAATGGATACGGCATTGGTAAGGATCTGGCGAATATCGCTAAGTTCAAGGCGATAGGTGTCAATTATATCACGCTCTGCCACTCCTACGATAACGATATTTGCGACTCATCCACCCATACCAAGAAAGAATGGGACGGTTTAAGTCCGTTTGGTGAAGAGGTTGTGAAAGAGATGAATCGCCAAGGTATCATGGTGGATATGTCTCATGCCTCTGAGAAGTCATTTTGGGATGTTATCAAATTGTCCAAGGCCCCGATCATCTGCTCGCATTCCTCATCCATGGCGATGTGCAAGCACGACCGTAACCTGACCGACGAACAACTAAAGGCCCTTGCCCAAAATGGAGGCGTAGCGCAAGTTTGCTTGCTCGACCGCTATATCAATGAGGATTATAAAAACGCGAGCCTTACCGACGCGATCGAACATATCGATCATATGGTGAAAGTCGCCGGTATCGATCATGTAGGTATCGGCTCTGATTTTGATGGCGGTGGCGGAATTATCGGTTGCGAAAGTGACAACGATTTCATACAGATCACTGTTAAATTAATAGAGAAAGGATATACAGAGGAAGATATCGCCAAGATATGGGGTGGAAACTTGATGCGTGTATTAGACGAGGTTCAAGCGACTGCCTCCGTAAAAACATTATAA